GCCGCGGGATCGATCAGACGTTCATCGAGGCTGGATTCCAGTGGCGGCGCGCAGGCTGTTCGATGTGCCTGGCGATGAACGACGACGCACTCGAGGGCGACGAGGTCTGTGCGTCCTCCTCGAACCGGAACTTCGTCGGGCGACAGGGATCGAAAGACGGCCGGACCGTGCTCATGAGTCCGGCGATGGTCGCCGCCGCCGCGGTCGAGGGCGCGGTCGCCGACGCGCGCGAGCATCTCGACGACGACCGCTCCGGAACCGCGGGTGGCGTCGAGGAGGTGGCCGACTGATGAGCGACGACTCCCCTCACGCGTCTCCGACGCGTGACGTAGCCGTCGCTATCGGTCCCACCGGAGGCGAGACGCGATGAGCGACGACCAACACATCACCGACGTCTCGGGGACCGGCGTTCCGATCCCCGGCGACGACGTCGACACCGACCAGATCCTTCCGGCGCGGTTCATGAAGGAGGTCACGTTCGACAACATGGCGGACTACCTGTTCTACGACGTCCGCCGCGACGGGGACGGCGAGTTCAACGATCACCCGCTGAACCGCTTCGACGGGGCGTCGATCGCAGTCGTCAACTCCAACTTCGGCTGTGGCTCCTCGCGGGAGCACGCCCCGCAGGCGATGATGCGATGGGGCGTCGACGGCGTCGTCGGCGAATCCTACGCCGAGATCTTCCGCGACAACTGCAAGTCGCTCGGAATCCCGGCCGCGACGGCCGACCACGAGACGGTCACCGAACTGCAGTCGTGGATCGAGGACAACCCCGACGGCGATATCCACATCGACGTCGAGTCCGAGACCGTCACCTACGGCGGTCGGACGATCGATGTCGAGATCGACGGGGCGATGCAGGAGGCGCTCACCGAGGGGATCTGGGATACGACGGCGCTCATGTACTCGAACATGAGCAAGGTCGAGACGACCGTCGACGGCCTTCCGTACGTCGAAAGCGACGACTGACCGCGGGCTCGGCCCGTGGGGGAGACGACCCGCCCGCGAACATCGGTATCCTCTTTTCGGCCGCTCGTGCAGGTACTGACATGGCTGAAACCATCGCGGTCATCCCCGGCGACGGGATCGGACAGGAGGTCATACCGGCTGCCATCGACGTTCTCGAGACGCTCGACGTCGACTTCGAGTTCGTCGAGGGCGAGGCGGGCGACGACGTACTCGACTCGCGCGGCGAGGCGCTCCCCGAGGCGACCTACGAGTTGGCGGCCGGCGCCGACGCGACGCTCTTCGGTGCGGCGGGCGAGACGGCCGCGGACGTCATCCTCCCGCTTCGTGAGGCCGTCGGCTCCTTTGCGAACATCCGGCCCGCGCGGGCGTATCCGGGTGTCGACTCGCTGCAGCCGGAGACGGATCTCGTCTTCGTCCGCGAGAACACCGAAGGCGTCTACAGCGGTATCGAACACGAGATCGCCGACGGCGTGACGACGCTGACCCGCGTGATCACCGACGAGGCGTCCCGGAAGATCGCCGAGTACGGCTTCGAGTACGCCGAGGCGAACGGCTACGACGACGTGACCGTCGCCCACAAGGCCAACGTGATGCGGACGACCGACGGGCAGTTCCTCGAAAGCGTCGAGAGCGTCGCCGAGGCGGGCGGCCACGGATATGACGAGGCGCTCATGGACGCGTTGGCGATGCATTTGCTCCTCCGGCCCGAGGAGTACGGCGTCGTGATCTGTCCGAACCTCGCCGGCGACGTGCTCTCGGATCTCGCCGCGGGGCTCGTCGGCGGGCTCGGGCTGTTGCCGAGCGCCAACGTCGGCGAGGACAACGCCCTCTTCGAACCGGTTCACGGGTCGGCGCCCGACATCGCCGGCGAGGGGATCGCGAACCCGGCCGCAACAGTGTTCTCGGCGGCGATGCTGCTCGAACATCTCGGCTACGGCGGAGCGGCCGATCGAGTCAGAGGCGCCGTCGAAGCGGTTCTCGAGGGCGGTCCCCGGACGCCGGACCTCGGGGGCGAGGCTTCGACGGACGAGGTGACCGCGGCGATCGTCGACCGGCTGTAGCTACTCGCTGGCCGCCTCGGCCCTAATTTCGTCCCACCGATCGTCCGATTCGAGGTGGGCTTGTAGCTCTGTGGCGTAGTCGGCGACGAGCGCCTCGGCGGCCTCGAGTTTCTCCTCGTCGACACCGCCGTGACCGCCGCCGCCCCCGCCCAGTCCGAGCGCGCTAAAGACGGATCCGAGGAACCCGCCGCCCGAGTCGGTGTCGTCG
The genomic region above belongs to Natronomonas moolapensis 8.8.11 and contains:
- a CDS encoding 3-isopropylmalate dehydratase small subunit; this encodes MSDDQHITDVSGTGVPIPGDDVDTDQILPARFMKEVTFDNMADYLFYDVRRDGDGEFNDHPLNRFDGASIAVVNSNFGCGSSREHAPQAMMRWGVDGVVGESYAEIFRDNCKSLGIPAATADHETVTELQSWIEDNPDGDIHIDVESETVTYGGRTIDVEIDGAMQEALTEGIWDTTALMYSNMSKVETTVDGLPYVESDD
- a CDS encoding isocitrate/isopropylmalate family dehydrogenase; protein product: MAETIAVIPGDGIGQEVIPAAIDVLETLDVDFEFVEGEAGDDVLDSRGEALPEATYELAAGADATLFGAAGETAADVILPLREAVGSFANIRPARAYPGVDSLQPETDLVFVRENTEGVYSGIEHEIADGVTTLTRVITDEASRKIAEYGFEYAEANGYDDVTVAHKANVMRTTDGQFLESVESVAEAGGHGYDEALMDALAMHLLLRPEEYGVVICPNLAGDVLSDLAAGLVGGLGLLPSANVGEDNALFEPVHGSAPDIAGEGIANPAATVFSAAMLLEHLGYGGAADRVRGAVEAVLEGGPRTPDLGGEASTDEVTAAIVDRL